One segment of Thermus neutrinimicus DNA contains the following:
- a CDS encoding cobyric acid synthase produces MKAKAFIVWGTGSGVGKSLIAAGLLRHFKRQGLRVAPFKAQNMSNHYRVVAGGEIASAQWLQAVAAGTPPDPRMNPILIKPLGLEGSQVVVLGRVDPLLSKLPWKERRPHLEAPVREALEALGQEFDLLVLEGAGSPVERNLWPDLPNLLVAEWAGAQALLVADVDQGGSLAALYGTWALLGEHRERLLGFLFNKFRGDIRLLEPAYRLLEDWTGIPVLGTLPMLPLELPEEDGFRHRPRIGQGPKVAILRYPHASNLDEFWPLSELAQPVYARTLEEAQGAELLILPGSRLPARDLAWLQGFLPLLRGHLEAGKPVLAICGGAEMLAQAIVDEEGVEAKGVFPGLGLLPFPVRMLPGKTVRPAQVVFRGLSGFWARLNGLKAQGYGIHHGQGIPLVHQEGPLLATWLHGLLENPGVQQALFGREAKALEEALDQLADALEEHLDLKHLHRNLGLTPGPPPAPTRKEGSLDPPPPPGLLLLLGGARSGKSRHAQRLAGPFATLIATAEARDGEMAERIARHRAERPPTWETLEEPLDLVEALQMARYPTVVVDCITLWVSNLLERDRDPLVETRRFLEAVSSSGKRIIVISNEVGMGIVPANPLARRYRDLLGEVNALLAKAAQEVYLLVAGKALRL; encoded by the coding sequence GTGAAGGCTAAGGCCTTCATCGTCTGGGGGACGGGAAGCGGGGTGGGGAAAAGCCTCATCGCCGCTGGGCTCCTCAGGCACTTCAAGCGCCAGGGCCTAAGGGTGGCCCCCTTTAAGGCCCAAAACATGTCCAACCACTACCGGGTGGTGGCGGGCGGGGAGATAGCCAGCGCCCAGTGGCTCCAAGCGGTGGCGGCAGGGACCCCACCCGATCCCCGCATGAACCCCATCCTCATCAAGCCCTTGGGCCTCGAGGGAAGCCAGGTGGTGGTCCTGGGTCGGGTGGACCCCCTTCTTTCCAAGCTTCCCTGGAAGGAGCGGAGACCCCACCTGGAGGCTCCCGTGCGGGAAGCCCTGGAGGCCTTGGGGCAGGAGTTCGACCTCTTGGTTCTGGAAGGGGCAGGAAGCCCGGTGGAGCGAAACCTTTGGCCGGACCTCCCCAACCTTCTGGTGGCGGAGTGGGCGGGGGCCCAGGCCCTCTTGGTGGCGGACGTGGACCAGGGAGGATCCCTGGCCGCCCTCTACGGCACCTGGGCCCTCCTGGGGGAGCACCGGGAAAGGCTCCTTGGCTTCCTCTTCAACAAGTTCCGGGGGGATATCCGCTTGCTGGAACCCGCCTACCGCCTCCTGGAGGACTGGACGGGAATCCCGGTTCTGGGCACCCTGCCCATGCTCCCCCTGGAGTTACCCGAGGAGGATGGATTCCGCCACCGCCCGAGGATAGGCCAAGGCCCCAAGGTGGCCATCCTCCGTTACCCCCACGCCTCCAACCTGGACGAGTTCTGGCCCCTTTCGGAGCTGGCCCAGCCCGTGTACGCTCGCACCCTCGAGGAGGCCCAGGGAGCCGAACTCCTGATCCTCCCGGGAAGCCGCCTGCCCGCCAGGGACCTGGCCTGGCTCCAGGGGTTCCTACCCCTTCTCCGGGGCCACTTGGAGGCGGGAAAACCCGTGCTGGCCATCTGCGGTGGGGCGGAGATGCTGGCCCAGGCCATCGTGGACGAGGAGGGAGTGGAGGCAAAGGGGGTTTTCCCGGGCCTGGGCCTCCTCCCTTTCCCGGTGCGGATGTTGCCGGGGAAAACCGTCCGCCCGGCGCAGGTGGTCTTCCGCGGGCTTTCCGGCTTCTGGGCCAGGCTGAATGGCCTGAAGGCCCAGGGCTATGGGATCCACCACGGCCAGGGAATCCCCTTGGTGCACCAGGAAGGGCCCCTTCTCGCCACCTGGCTCCACGGCCTTTTGGAAAACCCTGGGGTGCAGCAGGCCCTCTTCGGCCGGGAGGCCAAGGCCCTGGAGGAGGCTCTAGACCAGCTGGCTGATGCCCTGGAGGAGCACCTGGACCTGAAGCACCTCCACCGCAACCTGGGGCTTACGCCCGGCCCTCCTCCAGCGCCCACAAGAAAGGAGGGGTCCCTTGACCCCCCGCCTCCCCCCGGCCTCCTCCTCCTCCTGGGCGGGGCTAGAAGCGGGAAAAGCCGCCACGCCCAAAGGCTTGCCGGCCCTTTCGCCACCCTCATCGCCACCGCGGAGGCTCGGGATGGGGAGATGGCGGAGAGGATCGCCCGCCACCGGGCGGAACGCCCCCCCACCTGGGAAACCCTGGAAGAGCCCTTGGACCTGGTGGAAGCCCTACAAATGGCCCGTTACCCCACGGTGGTGGTGGACTGCATCACCCTTTGGGTTTCCAACCTTCTGGAAAGGGATCGCGATCCCTTGGTGGAAACCCGCCGGTTCCTGGAAGCGGTCTCTTCCAGCGGCAAGCGGATCATCGTCATCTCCAACGAGGTGGGGATGGGAATCGTTCCCGCAAACCCCCTAGCCCGGCGCTACCGGGACCTTTTGGGAGAGGTGAACGCCCTGCTGGCAAAAGCAGCCCAGGAGGTCTACCTGCTCGTTGCGGGCAAAGCCCTGAGGCTTTAG
- the paaI gene encoding hydroxyphenylacetyl-CoA thioesterase PaaI: protein MGRDGSGEGLEDAFMRTLGLQVRYLAPGEAVVSGVVGEAHLNLHGTAHGGFLYALADSAFALASNTRGPAVALSCRMDYFRPLAAGARVEARAQEVNLSRRTATYRVEVVWEGKLVALFTGTVFRLEGNALPTVGEGLPSGQNPWPKEEG, encoded by the coding sequence ATGGGGCGGGACGGTTCCGGCGAAGGGTTGGAGGATGCCTTCATGCGGACCTTGGGCCTCCAGGTGCGGTACCTGGCCCCGGGGGAGGCGGTGGTGTCCGGGGTGGTGGGGGAGGCGCACCTAAACCTCCACGGTACCGCCCATGGGGGATTCCTCTACGCCTTGGCGGATAGTGCCTTCGCCTTGGCCTCCAACACCCGGGGGCCCGCCGTGGCCCTATCCTGCCGCATGGATTACTTCCGTCCCCTTGCCGCCGGAGCGCGGGTGGAGGCCAGAGCCCAGGAGGTCAACCTCTCCCGGCGTACGGCCACCTACCGGGTGGAGGTGGTGTGGGAAGGAAAGCTGGTGGCCTTGTTTACGGGAACGGTGTTTCGCCTGGAGGGGAATGCCCTTCCCACTGTGGGGGAAGGGCTACCTTCCGGGCAGAACCCTTGGCCTAAGGAGGAGGGATGA
- a CDS encoding thioesterase family protein — protein sequence MRPIPSGFEAVFETVVTPEMTVNFEELGPVHPVYATYWMAKHMELAGRKIILPFLEEGEEGIGSYVEVRHLASALPGMRVRIVARLEATEGNRVYASMEAYNELGDLIGRGRTEQVILPKEKVEALFARLRERWEARGRV from the coding sequence ATGCGTCCCATTCCCAGCGGTTTTGAGGCGGTCTTTGAGACCGTGGTCACCCCCGAGATGACCGTGAACTTTGAGGAACTGGGCCCCGTGCACCCCGTTTACGCCACCTACTGGATGGCCAAGCACATGGAGCTGGCCGGGCGCAAGATCATCCTGCCCTTCTTGGAGGAGGGGGAGGAGGGGATCGGTAGCTACGTGGAGGTGCGCCACCTGGCCTCGGCGCTGCCGGGGATGCGGGTGAGGATCGTGGCCCGCCTCGAGGCCACGGAAGGGAACCGGGTCTACGCCAGCATGGAGGCCTACAATGAGCTTGGGGACCTGATCGGCCGGGGGCGCACGGAGCAGGTGATCCTGCCCAAGGAGAAGGTGGAGGCCCTCTTCGCCCGGCTGCGGGAAAGGTGGGAGGCTAGGGGAAGGGTCTAG
- a CDS encoding ABC transporter permease subunit: MRYLWFLLLLLPLALSPFPYYLTLLNFFALSAMVALSLYVLTGLAGMTSFAQAAFMGMGAYATALLTVKAGFSPWVGLGAGLLFALLLAWLLGALTVRLKGHFLPLSTIAWQVALYILAGNLVGLTGGHTGLTDLPPLSVLGLPLDTGFRYAFLTLGLLALLVLSLYNLRHSRMGRALLALRGDALAAASFGVDPAALRLKAFLLSGAIAGLAGFLYAHFLRFVNPTPFSLEASIKYLVMAVAGGVGSIPGVMLGAAFFTGLEDWLKDLLPLLLGQQGNYETIGYGLILALILILAPKGLWPLVERYLPSRDPGIPKAEPLPLSPPGGRQGEVVLEVLGLQKSFGGLMAVAGVSFNLKRGEILALIGPNGAGKSTTFNLVAGALIPDRGQVRLFGKEITGLPPYRIHALGLGRTFQHPHLFPELTVLENAALGTYSRTRAGFLQALLGLSRKEEERALATAYRALKRVGLESLALEKAERLSVGQQRLLEIARLLASGAEVLLLDEPGAGLRAQEKRELASLLRSLAREGYTVLIVDHDMDLIMGLADRVVVMNYGEKIAEGTPKEVQRNPLVRAAYLGEEEVA, from the coding sequence ATGCGCTACCTCTGGTTCTTGTTGCTCCTGCTGCCCCTGGCCCTGTCCCCCTTTCCCTACTACCTCACCCTCCTGAACTTCTTCGCCCTCTCCGCCATGGTGGCCCTTTCCCTATATGTGCTCACGGGTTTGGCAGGGATGACCAGCTTCGCCCAGGCGGCCTTCATGGGCATGGGGGCCTACGCCACCGCCCTCCTCACGGTTAAGGCGGGGTTTTCCCCTTGGGTTGGGCTTGGGGCTGGGCTCCTCTTCGCCCTCCTTTTAGCTTGGCTCCTGGGCGCCCTAACGGTGCGGCTTAAGGGGCATTTTCTTCCCCTTTCCACCATCGCCTGGCAGGTGGCCTTGTACATCCTGGCGGGGAACCTGGTGGGGCTCACGGGGGGGCATACCGGGCTTACGGATCTGCCTCCCTTGAGCGTCCTGGGTCTGCCCTTGGACACCGGGTTCCGCTATGCCTTCCTCACCCTTGGCCTCCTGGCCCTGTTGGTCCTCAGCCTTTACAACCTGCGCCATAGCCGCATGGGCCGGGCCCTTCTCGCCCTTAGGGGGGATGCCCTGGCGGCGGCCAGCTTCGGGGTGGACCCGGCAGCCCTCAGGCTTAAGGCCTTCCTGCTCTCGGGGGCCATCGCCGGCCTGGCGGGTTTCCTGTACGCCCACTTCCTGCGCTTTGTCAACCCCACGCCCTTTTCCCTGGAGGCTTCCATTAAGTACCTGGTGATGGCCGTGGCCGGGGGGGTGGGGAGCATTCCCGGGGTGATGCTGGGGGCGGCCTTCTTCACCGGCCTCGAGGACTGGTTGAAGGATCTCCTGCCCCTCCTCTTGGGGCAGCAGGGCAACTACGAAACCATCGGCTACGGCCTAATCCTGGCCCTGATCCTCATCCTGGCCCCCAAGGGCCTGTGGCCCCTGGTGGAGCGCTACCTGCCCAGCAGGGACCCAGGGATTCCCAAGGCGGAACCCCTTCCCCTTAGCCCCCCCGGCGGCCGCCAAGGCGAGGTGGTACTGGAGGTCCTGGGCCTACAGAAGTCCTTCGGGGGGCTTATGGCGGTGGCCGGGGTTTCCTTCAACCTGAAACGGGGAGAGATCCTGGCCTTGATTGGCCCTAACGGGGCGGGGAAGAGCACCACCTTCAACCTGGTGGCGGGGGCGTTAATCCCCGACCGGGGCCAGGTCCGCCTCTTCGGTAAGGAGATCACGGGGCTTCCCCCTTACCGGATCCACGCCCTGGGCCTGGGCCGCACCTTCCAACACCCGCACCTTTTTCCGGAGCTCACGGTGCTGGAAAACGCCGCCTTGGGCACGTACAGCCGTACCCGGGCTGGCTTTTTGCAGGCTCTCTTGGGCCTTTCCCGGAAGGAGGAGGAGCGGGCCTTGGCCACCGCCTACCGGGCCTTGAAGCGGGTGGGGCTGGAGTCCTTGGCCCTGGAAAAGGCGGAGCGCCTTTCCGTGGGCCAGCAGCGGCTTCTGGAGATCGCCCGGCTCCTGGCCTCCGGGGCGGAGGTGCTTCTCCTGGACGAACCGGGGGCGGGGCTTCGGGCCCAGGAGAAGCGGGAGCTCGCTTCCCTTCTCCGCTCCCTGGCCAGGGAGGGTTACACGGTGCTCATCGTGGACCACGACATGGACCTGATCATGGGGCTTGCGGACCGGGTGGTGGTGATGAACTACGGGGAGAAGATCGCTGAGGGCACGCCCAAGGAGGTCCAGAGAAACCCCTTGGTGCGGGCGGCCTACCTGGGGGAGGAGGAGGTGGCATGA
- a CDS encoding ABC transporter ATP-binding protein yields the protein MSLLSVQGLTVRYGPLEAVRGVSFSLRKGEALTLIGPNGAGKTSVLRGLLGLAQAEGKVFLDGEEVRGRSPEALLSWGMVLVPEGRALFPGLSVEDNLLLGGFTRFRRRENLRPDLERVYALFPRLLERRRQPAGTLSGGEQQMLAIGRALMARPRLLLLDEPSLGLAPLMVQEIYRILRELKGQGTTLLVVEQNAKVALALADRGLVLEAGEMVLEGSAEALRQDPRVVEAYLGLSRESDAAVAPREHLEEG from the coding sequence ATGAGCCTCCTTTCCGTTCAGGGTCTTACCGTGCGCTACGGGCCCCTCGAGGCGGTGCGGGGGGTGAGCTTCTCCCTAAGGAAGGGGGAGGCGCTTACCCTCATCGGCCCCAACGGGGCGGGGAAGACCAGCGTGCTGCGGGGACTCTTGGGCCTGGCCCAGGCGGAGGGGAAGGTATTCCTGGACGGGGAGGAGGTGCGGGGGCGAAGCCCGGAGGCCCTTCTTTCCTGGGGTATGGTGCTGGTGCCGGAGGGGCGGGCCCTCTTCCCGGGGCTTTCCGTGGAGGACAACCTCCTCCTGGGAGGCTTTACCCGTTTCCGCCGCCGGGAGAACCTGAGGCCGGACCTGGAAAGGGTCTATGCCCTTTTCCCCAGGCTTTTGGAAAGGAGGAGGCAGCCCGCCGGCACCCTTTCCGGCGGGGAACAGCAGATGTTGGCCATCGGCCGGGCCCTCATGGCCAGGCCCCGGCTCCTCCTACTGGACGAGCCCTCCTTGGGCTTGGCTCCCCTGATGGTGCAGGAGATCTACCGGATCCTCAGGGAGCTCAAGGGCCAAGGGACCACCCTCCTGGTGGTGGAGCAAAACGCCAAGGTGGCCTTGGCCCTGGCGGACCGCGGGCTGGTGCTGGAGGCGGGGGAGATGGTCCTCGAGGGGTCCGCCGAGGCCTTGAGGCAGGATCCCCGGGTGGTGGAGGCGTACCTGGGGCTTTCCCGGGAGTCGGACGCGGCGGTTGCGCCGAGGGAACACCTGGAGGAGGGGTAG
- a CDS encoding pyridoxal phosphate-dependent aminotransferase, producing the protein MVDDVLKPIHGGADGGPDPLHDFSTNANALGPNPVILEYLRRADPSRYPDPLYRRTHRLLAEAHGVPETHVAVGTGTSELIHRLARWSYLRGPILLLKPTFSEYARSARALDLPLWEAKSPEEFLRLLPRSSLAFLCVPNNPTGEVYPFLKEAAERAGGALVLDLAYYPFLETPIPLPQRAWRLYSPNKAHGLTGVRAGYLLAPLDLTFFRHLAPSWPVSVYGEALLLGHLDPRAQAWLEETKGELLRLRRLLAQGLRELGLTVRESPANFLLVRVGRATEVATRLRERGIRVRDATSFGLPEWLRLSAQREEAIEALLEALAEILAARV; encoded by the coding sequence ATGGTGGACGATGTGCTCAAGCCCATCCACGGCGGAGCCGACGGGGGTCCCGACCCCCTCCATGACTTCTCCACCAACGCCAACGCCCTGGGGCCCAACCCGGTGATCCTGGAGTACCTCAGGCGGGCCGACCCAAGCCGCTACCCCGACCCCCTCTACCGCAGAACCCATCGTCTCCTGGCCGAGGCGCATGGGGTTCCGGAGACCCACGTGGCCGTGGGCACGGGCACCAGCGAACTCATCCACCGTCTGGCCCGTTGGAGCTACCTAAGGGGCCCCATCCTCCTCCTGAAGCCCACCTTCAGCGAGTACGCCAGGTCCGCCCGGGCCCTGGACCTGCCCCTGTGGGAAGCAAAGAGCCCGGAGGAGTTCCTGAGGCTTCTGCCTCGGAGCTCCCTGGCCTTCCTCTGCGTGCCCAACAACCCCACGGGGGAGGTTTACCCTTTTCTGAAGGAGGCAGCAGAGCGGGCCGGAGGGGCCTTGGTCCTGGACCTGGCCTACTACCCATTTCTGGAAACCCCCATTCCCTTGCCCCAGAGGGCCTGGCGCCTCTACAGCCCCAACAAGGCCCACGGCCTCACCGGGGTGCGGGCTGGCTACCTCCTGGCCCCCTTGGACCTTACCTTTTTCCGCCACCTGGCTCCTTCCTGGCCGGTCTCCGTCTACGGGGAGGCCCTCCTCCTGGGCCACCTGGACCCGAGGGCCCAGGCGTGGTTGGAGGAAACCAAGGGGGAACTCCTCCGCCTCCGCCGCCTCCTGGCCCAGGGGCTACGGGAGCTGGGCCTAACGGTGCGGGAAAGCCCCGCCAACTTCCTCCTGGTGCGGGTGGGCCGGGCCACGGAGGTGGCCACGAGGCTTAGGGAAAGGGGCATCCGTGTAAGGGACGCCACCAGCTTCGGCCTGCCCGAGTGGCTTAGGCTTTCCGCCCAGAGGGAGGAGGCCATAGAGGCCCTCCTGGAGGCCCTCGCCGAGATCCTGGCCGCAAGGGTCTGA
- the ppdK gene encoding pyruvate, phosphate dikinase, producing MQVYLLSEARGLSRDLLGGKGFGLVEMAQAGLPVPPALIVTTEACRRFLREGAVPGLWEEVRAKLSALEGLVGKRFGEGEGSIPPLLVSVRSGAPVSMPGMMDTILNLGLTLEGVESLARTTGNPRFAWDAFRRLLSMYGEVVLGEKAEVFEGLLSALREKRGVQSDTELSPEDLEALSFQYLRHLEERGTPFPMDPWLQLRGAIEAVFRSWLNPRAKTYRRIYGIPEDLGTAVVVQAMVYGNLGEDSGTGVGFTRNPATGEKGLYGEYLRNAQGEDVVAGIRTPEPLSRLKEYAPELYGEIERVAQLLERHFRDMQDFEFTVERGRLYLLQTRSGKRTAQAAVRIAVEMAEEGLIGKEEAVLRVEANALPGLLKPTVDREKAPRPILKGLPASPGAAFGHAVFTNEAAERYAAQGFPTILVRPETTPEDITGMYLSKGILTARGGLTSHAAVVARGLGVPAVVGAEALRVVPEEGRAWVEGLEIQEGDLLTLDGGTGEVYLGAVPLAEATGEELLQKLLAWAEPHRSLGVRANADTPLDAQRARAFGAEGIGLCRTEHMFFQEERLPWVRRLILARTPEEEAEALERLFVFQKEDFKGILRAMDGLPVTVRLLDPPLHEFLPSLEELKARAEAGDEEAKALWGRAKALAEQNPMLGFRGIRLLLLRPGIFQMQLRALLEAAKELREEGFDPRPEVMIPLVADPKEVERAKALAEELFREYGPIPFGTMIETPRAALLASEIAPLVDFFSFGTNDLTQMAFGLSRDDAAKFLPRYVEEGLFPFDPTERLDEKGVGRLLRLAVQEGRRANPRLKVGLCGEHGGEARSVAFVADLLDYTSASPFRVLTGRLAAAQAGLRASTLTG from the coding sequence ATGCAGGTGTATCTCCTTTCCGAGGCCCGGGGCCTTTCCCGGGACCTCTTGGGCGGCAAGGGGTTTGGTCTGGTGGAGATGGCCCAGGCGGGGCTTCCCGTTCCCCCAGCCCTTATCGTCACCACGGAGGCTTGCCGCCGCTTCCTGAGGGAGGGGGCGGTGCCGGGTCTATGGGAGGAGGTCCGGGCCAAGCTTTCGGCCCTCGAGGGCCTAGTAGGTAAGCGCTTTGGCGAAGGGGAGGGGAGTATCCCTCCCCTTTTGGTTTCCGTGCGGAGTGGGGCTCCCGTCTCCATGCCCGGGATGATGGACACCATCCTTAACCTGGGCCTCACCTTGGAAGGAGTGGAAAGCCTGGCCCGAACCACGGGCAACCCCCGTTTCGCCTGGGATGCCTTCAGGAGGCTCCTTTCCATGTACGGGGAGGTGGTCTTGGGGGAGAAGGCGGAGGTCTTTGAGGGCCTGCTCTCGGCCCTAAGGGAAAAGCGGGGTGTGCAAAGCGACACCGAGCTTTCCCCCGAGGACCTCGAGGCCCTTTCCTTCCAGTACTTGCGCCACCTGGAGGAACGGGGTACCCCCTTCCCCATGGACCCCTGGCTTCAGCTAAGGGGGGCCATCGAGGCGGTCTTCCGTAGCTGGCTGAATCCCCGGGCCAAGACCTACCGCCGCATCTACGGCATCCCCGAGGACCTGGGCACGGCGGTGGTGGTCCAGGCCATGGTCTACGGGAACCTGGGGGAAGACTCGGGGACCGGGGTGGGATTTACCCGCAATCCCGCCACCGGGGAGAAGGGCCTGTACGGGGAGTACCTGCGGAACGCCCAGGGTGAGGATGTGGTGGCGGGCATCCGCACCCCGGAGCCCCTCTCCCGCCTGAAGGAGTACGCCCCCGAGCTCTATGGGGAGATCGAGCGGGTGGCCCAGCTCTTGGAGCGCCACTTCCGCGATATGCAGGATTTTGAGTTCACCGTGGAGCGGGGGAGGCTTTACCTGCTTCAGACCCGATCCGGTAAGCGCACGGCCCAGGCTGCGGTGCGCATCGCCGTAGAGATGGCGGAGGAGGGCCTGATCGGCAAGGAGGAGGCGGTGCTCCGGGTGGAGGCCAACGCCCTGCCTGGCCTCCTCAAGCCCACTGTGGATCGGGAGAAGGCTCCCAGGCCCATTCTGAAGGGCCTTCCCGCAAGCCCAGGGGCGGCGTTCGGCCATGCGGTCTTCACCAATGAGGCGGCGGAGCGCTACGCGGCCCAGGGGTTTCCCACCATCCTGGTGCGCCCGGAAACCACCCCCGAGGACATCACCGGGATGTACCTTTCCAAGGGAATCCTCACCGCCCGGGGAGGCTTGACCTCCCATGCAGCGGTGGTGGCCCGGGGCCTGGGGGTGCCCGCGGTGGTGGGGGCGGAGGCCTTGAGGGTGGTCCCCGAGGAAGGCCGGGCCTGGGTGGAGGGCCTGGAGATCCAGGAAGGGGACCTCCTCACCCTGGACGGGGGTACCGGGGAGGTTTACCTGGGGGCGGTGCCCCTGGCGGAGGCGACAGGGGAGGAGCTTTTGCAAAAGCTTCTTGCCTGGGCGGAGCCCCACCGCTCCCTGGGGGTCAGGGCCAACGCCGACACCCCCCTGGATGCCCAAAGGGCCCGGGCTTTCGGCGCTGAGGGGATCGGGCTTTGCCGCACCGAGCACATGTTTTTCCAGGAGGAACGCCTGCCTTGGGTCAGGCGGTTGATCCTGGCCCGCACCCCGGAGGAGGAAGCCGAGGCCTTGGAGCGGCTTTTTGTCTTCCAGAAAGAGGACTTCAAGGGCATCCTCAGGGCCATGGATGGACTCCCGGTAACCGTGCGCCTCCTGGATCCTCCCCTTCACGAGTTCCTGCCCTCCCTCGAGGAACTAAAGGCGCGGGCGGAGGCCGGGGATGAGGAGGCCAAGGCCCTTTGGGGGCGGGCCAAGGCCCTGGCGGAGCAGAACCCCATGCTGGGCTTCAGGGGCATCCGGCTCTTGCTCCTCAGGCCGGGCATCTTCCAGATGCAGCTTCGGGCACTCCTGGAGGCGGCCAAGGAACTTAGGGAGGAGGGCTTTGACCCCCGCCCGGAGGTCATGATTCCCCTGGTGGCGGATCCCAAGGAGGTGGAACGGGCCAAGGCTTTAGCGGAGGAGCTTTTCCGGGAATACGGCCCCATTCCCTTCGGCACCATGATCGAGACCCCAAGGGCAGCCCTTCTGGCCTCGGAGATCGCTCCCCTGGTGGACTTTTTCAGCTTTGGCACCAACGACCTCACCCAGATGGCCTTTGGCCTTTCCCGGGATGATGCCGCCAAGTTCCTGCCCCGGTACGTGGAAGAGGGGCTTTTCCCCTTCGACCCCACGGAGCGCCTGGACGAGAAGGGAGTGGGAAGGCTTCTTAGGCTTGCGGTGCAGGAGGGAAGGCGGGCTAACCCCAGGCTTAAGGTGGGGCTTTGCGGGGAACATGGAGGCGAGGCTCGTAGCGTGGCCTTCGTGGCCGACCTCCTGGATTACACCTCAGCAAGCCCCTTCAGGGTGCTCACCGGCCGGCTTGCCGCGGCCCAGGCAGGGCTTCGGGCCTCAACCCTTACCGGGTGA
- a CDS encoding phenylacetate--CoA ligase family protein, with amino-acid sequence MYQPEWETLSREKLRALQEERLRTIVAYVYERVPFYRRVLDEAGVDPKGVRTLEDLPKIPFTRKDHLRENYPFGLFAVPREELARIHASSGTTGKPTVVGYTKKDLQVFAEVVARSLAAAGAKPGMMLHNAYGYGLFTGGLGLHGGAEALGMTVVPVSGGMTERQLLLIQDFRPEVISCTPSYAQTLAEEFRKRGVSPEELSLEYAVLGAEPWTEAIRKQVDEGLGVRSTNIYGLSEIIGPGVANECVEERQGSHIWEDHFLPEVVDPNSGEPLPEGKVGVLVLTTLTKEAMPLLRYWTGDLTFLTREACSCGRTHVRMGPVLGRTDDMLIIRGVNVYPTQVEAVLSGILEVEPHYQIVVRREGTLDEAELRVEVSQAFFQEIGRKALSDEVIEADHRLHALREKVAHKIKDSIGVSMKVTLLAPGEAPRSEGGKLRRVLDLRK; translated from the coding sequence ATGTACCAACCGGAGTGGGAAACCCTGTCCAGGGAAAAGCTTAGGGCTTTGCAGGAGGAAAGGCTCAGGACCATCGTGGCCTACGTGTACGAGAGGGTGCCCTTCTACCGGCGGGTTCTGGATGAGGCAGGGGTGGACCCGAAGGGGGTGCGGACCCTCGAGGACCTCCCTAAAATCCCCTTTACCCGGAAGGACCACCTCAGGGAAAACTACCCCTTTGGCCTCTTCGCCGTGCCCCGGGAGGAGTTGGCCCGTATCCACGCCAGCAGCGGTACCACCGGCAAGCCCACGGTGGTGGGCTACACCAAAAAAGACCTCCAGGTCTTCGCGGAGGTGGTGGCCCGCTCCCTGGCCGCGGCGGGGGCCAAGCCGGGCATGATGCTCCACAACGCGTACGGCTACGGGCTTTTCACCGGGGGGTTAGGCCTGCACGGGGGGGCGGAGGCCTTGGGAATGACGGTGGTCCCCGTTTCCGGCGGCATGACCGAGAGGCAGCTCCTGCTCATCCAGGACTTCCGCCCGGAGGTGATCTCCTGTACCCCTTCCTACGCCCAGACCCTGGCGGAGGAGTTCAGGAAGCGGGGGGTTTCCCCGGAGGAGCTATCCCTGGAGTATGCCGTTTTAGGGGCCGAGCCCTGGACCGAGGCCATCCGGAAGCAGGTGGACGAGGGGCTTGGGGTGCGGAGCACCAACATCTACGGGCTTTCCGAGATCATCGGCCCCGGGGTGGCCAACGAGTGCGTGGAGGAACGTCAGGGAAGCCACATCTGGGAGGACCACTTCCTGCCCGAGGTGGTGGACCCAAATAGCGGGGAGCCCCTTCCGGAGGGCAAGGTGGGGGTTTTGGTCCTCACCACCCTCACCAAGGAGGCCATGCCCCTCTTGCGGTACTGGACGGGGGACCTCACCTTCCTCACCCGCGAGGCCTGCTCCTGTGGCCGCACCCACGTGCGCATGGGTCCCGTCCTGGGGCGCACCGACGACATGCTCATCATCCGGGGAGTGAACGTCTACCCCACGCAGGTGGAGGCGGTGCTTTCGGGTATCCTCGAGGTGGAGCCCCACTACCAGATCGTGGTGCGGCGGGAGGGTACCCTGGACGAGGCCGAGCTCAGGGTGGAGGTTTCCCAGGCCTTCTTCCAGGAGATCGGGCGCAAGGCCCTTTCCGATGAGGTTATCGAGGCGGACCATCGCCTCCACGCCCTGAGGGAGAAGGTGGCCCACAAGATCAAGGACAGCATTGGGGTGAGCATGAAGGTGACCCTCCTGGCCCCGGGGGAGGCCCCGAGGAGCGAGGGGGGGAAGCTGAGACGGGTTTTGGATCTGAGAAAGTAG